A section of the Leptospira kobayashii genome encodes:
- a CDS encoding YbaB/EbfC family nucleoid-associated protein, translating to MFGGGGNKFEMMKQMKKMRSQVKTMEKELQSLNFVGVSKNKLLSVTLDGKFNLKAVNIEDELIEKKDKNLLEKSFQEAFSKAMQDAQAGAAKQMQAMGGFPGLGL from the coding sequence ATGTTCGGTGGCGGTGGCAATAAATTCGAGATGATGAAACAAATGAAGAAGATGCGTTCTCAGGTGAAAACCATGGAGAAGGAACTTCAAAGTTTGAATTTTGTGGGAGTTTCCAAAAACAAACTACTTTCCGTCACATTGGATGGAAAATTCAATTTGAAAGCGGTAAACATCGAAGATGAATTGATTGAAAAAAAAGACAAAAACCTTTTGGAAAAATCTTTCCAAGAAGCATTCTCGAAAGCGATGCAAGATGCGCAAGCGGGTGCTGCCAAACAAATGCAGGCTATGGGCGGTTTTCCGGGACTAGGTCTCTAA
- a CDS encoding OmpA family protein encodes MKQITAAIASLSLLFSVSCSLSDNAKRLILSTSIGCGVGLALGAVYDEAQRKKDSKNTKNNFQKQIKQALTLEKKKPQNKGKIIGLGAGCLAGLGTGFYLNTMYDNMNEQLSKEGIKLEKVAGADGETEALLVKMDGGISFEDGKADLKGKGKENLDKLAEALAAYPETKINIAGHANKTGPEDTNLKLSQNRAETAKDAITGSGIESKRIGSVQGFGSSKPAAGLKPEDGANRRVEVEILSAG; translated from the coding sequence TTGAAACAAATTACCGCAGCGATTGCATCGCTATCCTTACTCTTTTCCGTATCTTGTTCTTTATCCGACAACGCGAAAAGACTTATTCTCAGCACCTCCATCGGTTGTGGCGTAGGTCTTGCATTAGGTGCCGTTTATGACGAAGCACAACGAAAAAAAGACAGCAAAAACACAAAAAACAATTTCCAAAAACAAATCAAACAAGCTCTTACTTTAGAAAAGAAAAAACCACAAAACAAAGGTAAGATTATCGGGCTAGGCGCAGGTTGCCTTGCAGGTCTTGGAACCGGTTTTTATCTCAATACTATGTACGATAACATGAACGAGCAACTTTCCAAAGAAGGAATCAAATTGGAAAAAGTAGCCGGTGCGGACGGAGAAACGGAAGCACTTCTAGTTAAGATGGACGGGGGAATTTCCTTCGAAGACGGAAAAGCGGATCTAAAAGGCAAAGGAAAGGAAAATCTTGATAAGTTGGCGGAAGCACTCGCAGCTTACCCTGAAACAAAAATCAATATCGCAGGCCATGCTAACAAAACAGGTCCTGAAGATACCAACTTGAAACTTTCTCAAAACAGAGCTGAGACAGCAAAAGATGCAATCACCGGAAGCGGGATTGAATCCAAAAGAATCGGTTCCGTTCAGGGATTCGGTTCTTCCAAACCGGCAGCAGGTTTGAAACCGGAAGACGGTGCGAACCGCCGTGTAGAAGTGGAAATTCTTTCCGCAGGTTAA
- a CDS encoding flagellin, translating to MIINHNVSALVARRSLHNTNRDMDKSMERLSTGMRINRPGDDAPGFAVSERLRTQIRGLGQAERNAQDGLSFLQVTEGSLEQVNSILQRLRELSVQSSNGIYSNEDRKLVQLEVSQLVEEVERIGNTSEFNKIRPLDGRFSHAGKSPMSLQVGSNAGEKVEIFINTMNSSSLKLKTGGTKLALSTPEKANNSLLVLDDAISKVNRMRSDLGAYYNRLDMTLKSLGNNYVNIVSSESQVRDADMALEVVEFTKNQILTKSGVAMLAQANTRPEQVVKLLTDRY from the coding sequence ATGATTATCAATCACAACGTAAGTGCGCTCGTCGCAAGGCGTTCGCTTCACAATACCAACCGAGACATGGACAAGTCCATGGAGCGTTTATCGACCGGAATGAGAATCAATCGTCCGGGCGATGATGCTCCTGGTTTTGCCGTTTCGGAAAGACTCAGAACACAAATCAGAGGACTCGGCCAAGCGGAAAGAAATGCCCAAGACGGACTTTCTTTTTTACAAGTGACGGAAGGCTCTCTGGAACAAGTCAATTCCATTCTGCAAAGACTTCGTGAATTGTCAGTCCAATCATCTAACGGGATCTATTCGAACGAAGATAGAAAGCTAGTTCAATTGGAAGTATCCCAGTTAGTCGAAGAGGTGGAACGAATCGGAAACACTTCCGAATTCAATAAAATCCGCCCGTTGGACGGAAGATTTTCCCACGCAGGAAAATCCCCCATGTCACTTCAAGTAGGCTCCAATGCGGGTGAGAAGGTGGAGATATTCATCAATACGATGAATAGTTCTTCCTTAAAATTAAAGACAGGTGGAACAAAACTAGCACTCTCAACACCGGAGAAAGCGAATAACTCTCTTCTGGTGCTTGACGATGCCATTTCCAAAGTAAACCGTATGCGTTCGGATCTAGGTGCTTATTACAACCGCCTGGATATGACTTTGAAATCCTTGGGAAACAATTATGTAAATATTGTTTCTTCGGAATCTCAAGTCCGCGATGCGGATATGGCATTGGAAGTTGTGGAGTTCACCAAAAATCAAATTCTCACCAAGTCCGGTGTCGCCATGCTTGCTCAAGCAAACACTAGACCCGAACAAGTGGTGAAACTACTGACGGACAGGTACTAG
- a CDS encoding cob(I)yrinic acid a,c-diamide adenosyltransferase → MKIYTKAGDAGQTYLASGIRVPKTDGRVELYGTCDELNSFLGLALTFCKLKDPKFTEVLSEIQHLLFEVGSELAGYIPKGQTESIIKEEDIVSLESEIDRLTESLVPLKNFVLPGGTELASALHIARTVSRRLERDVIRYIESGGNVSQSIRTYLNRLSDYFFTAARFANQAEGVSETTWKSRTKP, encoded by the coding sequence TTGAAAATCTATACGAAAGCAGGCGATGCAGGACAGACCTATCTTGCCTCGGGGATTCGGGTTCCCAAGACGGACGGAAGAGTGGAACTGTATGGAACTTGCGACGAATTGAATTCTTTTTTAGGGCTCGCTCTTACATTCTGTAAGTTGAAAGATCCGAAATTTACGGAAGTGCTTTCCGAAATCCAACATCTTCTGTTTGAAGTGGGCTCGGAACTTGCGGGATACATTCCCAAAGGCCAAACAGAATCCATTATCAAAGAAGAAGATATCGTTTCATTGGAATCCGAAATCGACCGACTAACCGAAAGCTTGGTTCCTCTTAAAAATTTTGTTCTACCCGGTGGTACGGAACTTGCTTCCGCATTGCATATTGCCCGCACTGTTAGCCGTAGATTGGAAAGAGATGTGATTCGTTATATAGAATCGGGGGGAAATGTTTCCCAGTCCATTCGCACCTATCTCAACCGATTGTCCGACTACTTTTTTACTGCGGCACGATTTGCAAATCAGGCGGAAGGAGTTTCGGAAACTACATGGAAATCCAGAACCAAACCATAG
- a CDS encoding peptide MFS transporter, producing MEIQNQTIDKHPKGLPSLFLTEMWERMSYYGMRALLVLYLVKELHFSDEDAGQVYGLYTSLVYLTPVLGGYIADKYWGYKKAIYTGSFLMLLGHLSLAVPNLNFFYLGLGLIIFGNGFFKPNMSTLVGKLYKEKPGLRDSGFTIFYMGINLGGLLGPIVCGSLGEKVDWHYGFGAAGIGMAIGIAVFYFGSRKLPESVWLQDPEQRLESEEVARLTKENDRNVQKRIGLIVILSFFSIFFWMAFEQMGSSLNLFADRHTDRTFFQYEIPASFFQSINPLLILTLGPIFAYLWKKLSEKKMDPDPILKFTFSLFFLGLGFLIMVWASKIVSTGVLAGVWFLFGAYFWNTVSELFLSPVGLSFVSKTAPVKYVSMLMGIWFLSNAVGHYFAGYLSGYVKQFAEPFHFYLFFVITSWGAGALLFCLWFVLKDWLQKD from the coding sequence ATGGAAATCCAGAACCAAACCATAGACAAACATCCCAAAGGTTTGCCTTCGCTTTTTCTCACGGAGATGTGGGAGCGGATGAGCTATTACGGGATGCGAGCCTTACTCGTACTTTATCTTGTCAAAGAACTGCATTTTTCAGACGAAGATGCGGGGCAAGTTTACGGGCTTTATACGAGCTTAGTGTACCTAACTCCTGTTTTGGGGGGATATATTGCCGATAAATATTGGGGTTATAAAAAAGCGATCTATACAGGTTCCTTTTTGATGTTACTCGGGCACTTGAGTTTGGCTGTGCCGAATCTCAATTTTTTTTATCTGGGACTGGGGCTCATCATATTTGGAAACGGTTTTTTCAAACCGAATATGTCCACTCTTGTGGGAAAATTGTACAAAGAAAAGCCGGGACTTCGGGACAGCGGTTTTACCATTTTTTATATGGGAATCAATTTAGGAGGACTTCTCGGTCCCATAGTCTGCGGAAGTCTGGGAGAAAAAGTAGATTGGCATTACGGGTTTGGTGCTGCGGGGATCGGAATGGCGATCGGCATTGCGGTATTTTATTTCGGATCTCGGAAATTGCCGGAATCCGTTTGGTTGCAAGACCCGGAACAAAGATTGGAATCGGAAGAAGTTGCCCGGCTAACAAAAGAAAACGATCGTAATGTACAAAAACGGATCGGACTGATTGTTATCTTATCTTTTTTCAGTATTTTCTTTTGGATGGCGTTCGAACAAATGGGATCTTCGCTCAATTTGTTCGCAGACAGACATACGGATAGAACCTTCTTTCAATATGAAATTCCCGCTTCATTCTTTCAATCGATCAATCCTCTTCTGATCCTGACCCTCGGTCCGATTTTCGCCTATCTTTGGAAAAAACTTTCAGAAAAGAAAATGGATCCGGATCCTATTTTGAAATTTACATTCAGTCTGTTTTTTTTAGGGCTTGGATTTCTGATAATGGTTTGGGCTTCCAAGATCGTAAGTACGGGAGTTCTTGCAGGTGTGTGGTTTTTATTCGGTGCCTATTTCTGGAATACAGTGAGCGAATTGTTTTTATCTCCGGTCGGACTTTCTTTCGTTAGCAAAACCGCTCCTGTGAAGTACGTAAGTATGCTTATGGGTATTTGGTTTTTATCCAATGCAGTGGGTCATTATTTTGCAGGGTATTTGTCCGGTTATGTGAAACAATTTGCGGAGCCTTTCCATTTTTATCTTTTTTTCGTAATTACATCTTGGGGAGCGGGAGCATTGTTATTCTGTCTTTGGTTTGTATTGAAAGATTGGTTGCAGAAAGACTGA
- the ptsP gene encoding phosphoenolpyruvate--protein phosphotransferase, with product MVEEKVIFKGISAYSGVVYGKVYKWRPPRKKKEERTDLSPKEIKQELDLFKQSLEKTEAELTSLIYNHSHDPAQRELVEILESQVVFFNDPLFRARVVERITQGKESANLALETAVSSLYEEFQAIPDEFFRERADHILDIGKRLAANLEAEKPPDANANLPDHIILVAKEITPSEMITIDKSKIKGIATDYGGKTGHMAIIARNFGIPTIVGLKNITSHVDDEDYVLLDASKGILNRFPSLSEIKLHGLQSQFNASVQIEEKKELKTKDGIRFSIKVNVDSAEEVQTAFDKGAVGIGLVRTEILFINYTDHKPTEEEQFSAYKQILVSMDQMPVTFRVWDIGADKMENGYEEANPFLGSRGIRYLLRHPHFFKEQIRALLRASEYGTMHVMLPMITTLTEVLEAKSLWQECILELKEEGIEITKQIPLGIMVETPACALNLPFIGKYVDFYSVGTNDLLQYLLAVERNNHVVNDLYNPWHVVFLLLLKNIADVAKSQRKPISICGEIASDPMFTAVLMGLGFRDLSCAVPLMQKVRAKIAETSTWKSKLLAEQVLELAGEEKYQEIEELVGKTSG from the coding sequence ATGGTAGAAGAGAAGGTTATATTCAAAGGAATCTCCGCCTATTCCGGTGTAGTTTACGGAAAAGTCTATAAATGGCGCCCTCCCCGAAAGAAAAAAGAGGAACGCACCGACCTCTCTCCCAAGGAAATAAAACAAGAATTAGATCTTTTCAAACAAAGTTTGGAAAAAACGGAAGCGGAGCTTACCTCTCTTATCTACAATCATTCCCATGATCCGGCCCAAAGGGAATTGGTAGAAATCCTCGAATCCCAGGTGGTATTTTTCAATGATCCCCTATTTCGTGCCCGTGTCGTGGAAAGGATCACTCAAGGAAAAGAAAGCGCTAATCTCGCCTTAGAAACAGCCGTTAGTTCTTTATACGAAGAATTCCAAGCCATCCCGGACGAATTTTTCAGAGAAAGAGCGGATCATATTCTGGATATAGGCAAAAGACTAGCCGCTAATCTGGAAGCCGAAAAACCACCGGATGCGAATGCCAACCTGCCGGACCATATCATCCTCGTCGCAAAAGAAATCACTCCTTCGGAGATGATTACCATAGACAAAAGCAAAATCAAGGGAATTGCAACGGATTACGGCGGTAAGACGGGCCATATGGCGATCATTGCCCGTAATTTCGGAATACCTACCATCGTTGGGTTAAAAAACATCACCTCGCACGTGGATGACGAAGATTATGTTTTGTTAGACGCATCCAAAGGAATTCTCAACAGATTTCCCAGTTTATCGGAAATCAAACTCCACGGATTACAAAGTCAATTCAATGCTTCCGTTCAGATAGAGGAAAAAAAAGAATTAAAAACCAAAGATGGAATTCGTTTTTCCATTAAGGTCAATGTTGATTCCGCGGAAGAAGTTCAGACGGCTTTCGATAAAGGCGCCGTAGGGATCGGACTTGTCAGAACCGAAATTTTATTTATCAATTATACGGATCATAAACCTACGGAAGAAGAACAATTTTCCGCATACAAACAGATATTAGTTTCTATGGATCAGATGCCGGTTACCTTTCGAGTTTGGGATATAGGCGCCGATAAAATGGAGAACGGTTATGAGGAAGCGAATCCTTTTCTAGGGAGCAGAGGAATTCGTTATCTACTACGTCATCCTCATTTTTTCAAAGAACAGATTCGCGCTCTACTTCGCGCCAGTGAATACGGAACCATGCATGTCATGTTGCCTATGATCACTACTCTTACGGAAGTATTGGAAGCAAAATCGCTTTGGCAGGAATGTATCCTCGAACTGAAAGAAGAAGGGATCGAGATCACCAAACAAATCCCTCTAGGAATCATGGTGGAAACCCCGGCTTGTGCTTTGAATCTTCCTTTTATCGGAAAGTATGTTGATTTTTACAGTGTTGGAACCAATGATCTATTGCAATACCTTCTCGCAGTGGAAAGAAATAACCACGTTGTAAACGATTTATATAATCCTTGGCATGTTGTATTTTTACTTCTTTTAAAAAATATTGCGGATGTGGCAAAGTCCCAACGCAAACCCATTTCCATATGCGGAGAGATTGCAAGTGATCCTATGTTTACCGCAGTCCTGATGGGACTAGGATTTAGAGATCTATCCTGCGCCGTTCCTTTGATGCAAAAAGTAAGGGCGAAAATTGCCGAAACTTCCACTTGGAAATCAAAACTGCTCGCAGAACAAGTATTAGAGCTCGCAGGAGAAGAAAAATACCAGGAGATCGAAGAGCTGGTTGGTAAAACTTCCGGGTAA
- the lpxC gene encoding UDP-3-O-acyl-N-acetylglucosamine deacetylase, whose protein sequence is MNTIHRKTIKESLTLKGIGLHSGKTVTLRLHPAPANTGLVFFLYRGISKVRIPISLDHVVDTSNATTIGDGSSNRIQTIEHLLAAVHTLGITDCILEIDAVEVPIMDGSSLPFWEGIRSSGIKELEETIEPIRISHPMWVVDGDKYLVMLPSDELKVTYNIDFNHPLLRGQSYTTKLDENILGEDILPARTFGFLKDVEALQSRGLALGGSLDNAVVLTDDGYLNESLRYENECVRHKILDLVGDLAVMGRPFLGHLIASKAGHALDISLAKCIMSKVTGDELTSFKSKRVPLFSKSEVAQ, encoded by the coding sequence ATGAATACGATCCATAGAAAAACGATAAAAGAATCCCTTACATTGAAAGGGATAGGATTACATTCCGGAAAAACAGTCACTCTCCGCTTGCACCCCGCTCCTGCTAACACAGGTCTGGTCTTCTTTCTTTACAGAGGAATCAGCAAAGTTCGGATTCCCATTTCTCTCGACCATGTAGTGGATACAAGCAACGCGACCACCATCGGAGACGGCAGTTCCAACCGGATCCAAACCATAGAACACTTACTGGCAGCAGTACATACTCTCGGAATCACAGATTGTATTTTGGAAATCGATGCGGTGGAAGTTCCCATTATGGACGGATCTTCTCTTCCTTTCTGGGAAGGAATCCGCTCTTCAGGAATCAAGGAATTGGAAGAAACCATCGAGCCGATCCGCATTTCCCATCCAATGTGGGTGGTAGACGGGGACAAATACCTAGTGATGCTTCCTTCCGACGAACTCAAAGTAACTTACAATATCGACTTCAACCACCCCCTCCTCAGAGGACAATCCTACACAACGAAATTAGATGAAAATATCCTGGGAGAAGACATTCTTCCTGCCCGTACATTCGGCTTTCTAAAGGACGTAGAGGCCCTCCAATCCCGCGGTTTGGCACTGGGTGGCTCTTTGGACAATGCAGTCGTTCTTACGGATGACGGATACCTGAACGAAAGCCTTCGTTACGAAAATGAATGCGTTCGCCACAAAATCCTGGATTTAGTAGGAGACTTGGCAGTGATGGGAAGGCCTTTTTTGGGTCATTTGATCGCATCCAAAGCCGGCCATGCACTGGATATTTCCCTGGCTAAATGCATTATGAGCAAAGTAACAGGGGATGAGCTCACCAGTTTCAAAAGCAAACGAGTTCCCCTATTCTCCAAAAGCGAAGTGGCTCAGTAA
- the mce gene encoding mammalian cell entry protein Mce, whose protein sequence is MSTFGRSIIVGILFVFAFLTIGYFTIVTEGGPFQKEGFRLSVYFPDAEGIKVGGKVTIHGVPFGYVSKIRLVQIDEEGNLLKEGDVGIGTKVELTLLLKAPVQLFENYQITIKNESLLSGRVVSLDPGSKFEIDPKTKQFQMDGPIYSQVTVQPKGSRFLPIQGKVTQDPLVSLSELISENRSDIRKTVQNIASITGKINQGQGTLGKLINESDVHKSVNTTLGDAQVVLKEIREGLEDTREQAPVTSFIRSALSAF, encoded by the coding sequence ATGTCAACCTTCGGACGCAGTATCATTGTAGGAATCTTGTTTGTATTTGCTTTCTTAACGATTGGTTATTTTACAATTGTTACGGAAGGCGGTCCTTTCCAAAAAGAAGGCTTTCGACTTTCCGTTTATTTCCCTGATGCGGAAGGGATCAAAGTGGGTGGAAAAGTAACCATCCACGGAGTTCCTTTCGGATATGTTTCCAAAATCCGGTTGGTGCAAATCGACGAAGAAGGAAATCTTTTGAAAGAAGGAGATGTGGGAATCGGTACAAAGGTGGAACTGACACTACTTCTCAAAGCACCTGTCCAACTTTTTGAAAATTACCAGATTACCATCAAAAACGAAAGTCTTTTGTCAGGAAGAGTCGTTTCTCTTGATCCGGGTTCCAAATTCGAAATCGATCCCAAAACAAAACAGTTCCAGATGGACGGACCAATTTATTCCCAAGTCACAGTTCAACCCAAAGGGAGTAGATTCCTTCCCATTCAGGGGAAAGTGACTCAAGATCCACTTGTATCCTTATCAGAACTGATTTCAGAAAATAGATCCGACATCCGCAAAACAGTCCAAAATATAGCGAGCATTACAGGCAAAATCAACCAAGGCCAGGGAACTCTGGGAAAGCTCATCAACGAAAGCGATGTTCACAAGTCGGTGAATACCACATTAGGTGATGCCCAAGTGGTTTTGAAAGAAATCCGGGAAGGTTTGGAGGATACAAGGGAACAAGCACCCGTTACAAGTTTCATCCGATCGGCGCTTTCCGCCTTTTGA
- a CDS encoding ABC transporter ATP-binding protein, which translates to MDTLAIEMRNVHKAFGSRKILKGMNIKVKKGETMVILGPSGTGKSVSLKHLTGLLDPDEGECFIFGESISHAEPRKKESLRSKLGVLFQSGALINWLTVYENVALPLREHKIAEGKELDDIVMEKLRWLDLVPAKDTLPGDISGGMKKRVGLARALTSRPEIVMYDEPTSGLDPVMSNVINDLVIRMQKELGLTSIVVTHDMSSAYRIADRISFLYEGQVLYCGTPKEIQESPHPVIQQFINGRTEGPMILDHSELKAVKSN; encoded by the coding sequence ATGGATACTTTAGCAATTGAAATGCGGAATGTTCACAAGGCTTTCGGATCCAGAAAGATCCTGAAAGGAATGAATATAAAGGTAAAGAAGGGAGAAACAATGGTGATCCTAGGTCCTTCCGGAACGGGAAAATCAGTCAGTCTCAAACACCTAACAGGCCTTTTAGATCCGGACGAAGGAGAATGTTTTATCTTCGGAGAATCCATATCTCACGCAGAACCTAGAAAAAAGGAAAGTTTACGTTCCAAACTGGGAGTATTGTTTCAATCGGGGGCACTTATCAATTGGCTCACTGTTTATGAGAATGTAGCTCTTCCTTTGCGAGAGCATAAAATCGCGGAAGGAAAAGAGCTGGATGATATAGTAATGGAAAAACTTCGTTGGTTGGATTTGGTCCCTGCCAAAGATACTTTGCCCGGAGATATTTCGGGAGGTATGAAAAAAAGAGTCGGTCTTGCGAGAGCACTGACTTCCCGGCCGGAGATTGTGATGTACGACGAACCCACATCGGGACTCGATCCCGTCATGTCCAATGTGATCAATGATCTTGTGATTCGAATGCAAAAGGAATTGGGACTGACTAGCATCGTTGTGACTCATGATATGAGTTCCGCTTACCGGATTGCCGATCGGATTAGTTTTTTATACGAAGGTCAGGTATTGTACTGCGGAACTCCCAAAGAAATCCAGGAATCTCCCCACCCGGTCATCCAACAATTCATCAACGGAAGAACGGAAGGCCCGATGATCCTGGATCACTCGGAACTAAAGGCGGTGAAATCAAATTGA
- a CDS encoding MlaE family ABC transporter permease — protein sequence MKLFFEKKIQPLLYAIGFTVLLLFRSFGQSHQVFFKRKEILEQMFIAGVGSLFVVSIVSIFTGMIMGLNTGLGLRDFGAEGQIGLLLTITLTREMSPFMTSLILAASVGSAMAAEIGTMKVSEEIDALEVMSISPVRYLVMPRIFGFSIMVPVLCVYSSTLGILGGAIVGHFQLGIDIISYFQDVFYRISSIPGLKDLYVGLLKGYVFGLIISTVSCSQGLRTSGGAIGVGQTTRQAVVTSFLMVIFFGYVLTAIFYK from the coding sequence ATGAAACTTTTTTTTGAAAAGAAAATCCAACCTTTGTTGTATGCAATCGGATTTACCGTATTACTACTGTTTCGTTCTTTCGGTCAAAGCCATCAGGTTTTTTTCAAACGGAAGGAAATACTGGAACAGATGTTTATAGCAGGAGTCGGTTCCCTATTTGTAGTTTCCATTGTTTCCATTTTTACGGGAATGATTATGGGACTCAACACAGGTCTAGGGCTTCGGGATTTCGGGGCGGAAGGTCAGATCGGTCTCTTACTTACGATCACTTTGACCAGGGAGATGTCTCCTTTTATGACTTCTCTCATCCTCGCAGCATCGGTAGGATCGGCGATGGCAGCGGAAATCGGAACCATGAAGGTTTCGGAAGAAATAGACGCTTTGGAAGTCATGTCCATAAGTCCGGTTCGTTATCTGGTGATGCCTCGTATCTTCGGATTTTCCATTATGGTTCCTGTGCTTTGCGTATATTCCTCCACATTAGGGATCTTAGGAGGAGCCATTGTAGGTCATTTCCAATTAGGAATCGATATAATCAGTTATTTTCAGGATGTATTTTACAGAATATCTTCCATCCCCGGCCTCAAAGATCTATACGTGGGATTATTGAAAGGATACGTATTCGGATTGATTATCTCCACTGTATCTTGCAGCCAAGGTTTACGCACGTCAGGTGGTGCCATTGGAGTCGGTCAAACCACAAGGCAGGCGGTTGTTACATCCTTTCTTATGGTGATCTTTTTCGGTTATGTACTTACCGCCATCTTCTACAAATAG
- a CDS encoding D-alanine--D-alanine ligase, producing MKRTKLGLIFGGTSSEHEISIRSSYFIFKTLDRTKFEVKPIFIDQNGVWKIPKDFEGNYPDPENISPSDFAVQFQEKNEIYANSDKHLLSSIGIDAVFIGLHGGSGEDGRIQGFLDVMGIPYTGSGVLASALAMDKFRSNQLFEKAGIPVAPFLEVSKKDIDAKRFVLQMPISFPVFIKPTLGGSSVNAGPAKTPEEAILLIEKIFVSEDRVFIQELIAGTEVSIGVLEKKENDGWQSFPLVATEIRPKTEFFDFTAKYTKGASEEITPAEIPKETMDKLQSYTLICHKTLGCKGYSRTDFIIRNGIPYVLETNTLPGMTGTSLIPQQAKALGIDMKDVFNWLVDLALSS from the coding sequence ATGAAACGGACAAAACTGGGTTTAATTTTTGGAGGAACTTCCTCGGAACATGAGATTTCGATTCGATCTTCTTATTTTATTTTTAAAACTTTGGACAGAACAAAGTTCGAGGTAAAACCGATATTTATAGATCAGAACGGAGTTTGGAAAATTCCGAAAGATTTCGAAGGAAATTATCCGGATCCGGAAAATATTTCTCCTTCTGACTTCGCGGTTCAGTTTCAGGAAAAAAACGAGATTTATGCAAATAGCGACAAACATTTGTTAAGCTCAATAGGGATTGACGCGGTATTTATAGGATTGCACGGTGGTTCGGGAGAAGACGGGCGCATTCAGGGATTCTTAGATGTTATGGGGATTCCTTACACAGGTTCGGGGGTATTGGCATCCGCCCTTGCCATGGATAAATTCCGTTCCAACCAATTGTTTGAAAAGGCGGGCATTCCAGTCGCACCTTTTTTGGAAGTATCCAAAAAAGACATAGATGCAAAAAGATTCGTATTGCAAATGCCTATCTCTTTTCCCGTTTTCATTAAGCCGACATTAGGCGGATCAAGTGTGAATGCAGGACCTGCGAAGACGCCGGAAGAAGCTATTTTACTTATAGAAAAGATATTTGTTTCGGAGGATCGTGTTTTCATTCAGGAGTTGATTGCAGGAACGGAAGTATCCATCGGAGTTTTGGAAAAAAAAGAAAATGACGGTTGGCAAAGTTTTCCTTTGGTAGCGACCGAAATCCGTCCCAAAACGGAGTTTTTCGATTTTACCGCCAAATATACGAAAGGTGCCAGTGAAGAGATCACTCCTGCGGAAATTCCTAAGGAAACAATGGACAAATTGCAATCCTATACTTTGATCTGTCACAAGACATTGGGTTGCAAAGGATATTCCAGAACCGATTTTATCATTCGAAACGGAATCCCTTATGTTTTAGAAACAAATACTCTTCCCGGAATGACCGGCACAAGCCTTATCCCGCAACAGGCAAAAGCACTTGGAATCGATATGAAGGACGTATTTAACTGGCTAGTGGACTTGGCTCTGTCTTCTTAG